Part of the Sorghum bicolor cultivar BTx623 chromosome 1, Sorghum_bicolor_NCBIv3, whole genome shotgun sequence genome, agaactaactagaactagaactagaggaactagaactagaactagatgaactagaactagatctagatgaactagaggtagaactagaagaactagagggatcctctctacttggatgaagaattgaaaccctaactttgattctgtagaagaggtatgatctccaggggccagggggtctggttttatagtcccttcaagtgaatctaggccgtcggatcaaaccgacattaatcgcacgattttccttgatcctttaggtcggtggagcataatccacaaAACGTGtcttgattgggcactgtagctgggcgggtgcccaggagagttgggcgggcgccctgcctccgagcccgattgccttcccgttcgttcccgtggcttctggagtcttctagatgatagaaaattgcgcgacacgttaatatctctatctaaacccgacgtgtgggcctttcttccgtatttcctgataaccccctgtagaaatagacaaacaccaaaactcgtggaattctatcagataaaaccctaagtctgggtgttggttgcatttggatccttttccatgattagttgatggttaaatgtgagcattaaggaccgtcaacagccatcTTACGATGTGGCTCAGGCATTGTCTCATGTCAGTATATACCAAATATTTGCATTGCCTATAGGCATGTGTCCCTCCCTAGGGGTTCCAAATACAAGTTCTTATGCCTACCACGAACAAGTTTATAATTCATCTCATCTAGTCTTAGGCTATTCAAGACTGACTCTAGGAAACATGTGCCTGTACCCCctgaagatgtgcaagtgtcTTTTTTGTTCTGGAAGACACTGAGGTACATGTCATTATCACTGCAAGCTAGCATTTCTCAATTCTCATCAGTTGCAAATGGGGAGCTTAATGCACCTCCCTGGCGAGCTATTGAAAGGCTCATAGTCCTTGCCTTGCAGGTAGAATGGCCAATGTAGGCTAGGTGTGGCATGGTGTTGTTCAATATGTTCAAGAAGATGTCTAATAGTGGATCATACGAGAGGGTAGTATATAGGTCAAACTTGTTGAGGGTTACATCAGTCGCCTCGTAATAACATTCCTAAAGGGTGGATCACGTGTGTATGCATAGTAGCACACAGGAGGATGTCGATGGTGAGCAACACCTCTGTCTCCATGTGGCATCGAAGGATGAAACGGTATCTCCACGAGTGCTTCATGTCCGTTTGGTCCCCTGTCATGGCTTGTTCCTCGCCTCGATTGTCAgtcgttcttcttcttgtcaccattggcaccaccaccacctctacCACCAATGTGTATTCTCTAGCCAATGCCTAGAGGGAACACGAATTAGTAGTACTCAATAAGTTTCGGATGGGAAGCTACGATGGAGGGAATGGAGTAGAGTATGTATGACTGTGGTTTGTAGGGCACAATGATTGATTCGGAAAGACACAAATGTGTGAGTGTGTAATGGTAGTTACCCTTCCCCTTCCATGTGATTTTTTAATTGCTTGATTAATAATTTTGATCTCTCCTATCGTGATGTCAATTCTTTTCAGTTCAAAACTTGGAGCATATGCTAAAGCAGTGGCTTCTATCTACAAAGCATCGTTAAATTGCTTTTTCTTGTCTTGTTCGTAGCAAGCGATTCATTGTGGATGTTACCAATTCTTGTGAAATTCGCTCATTCCAAATTCTTAAAATGAGTCCAAGTTTTGCTCTGGTGCACTTTGTGCAGTTGGGATGTGAGATCACGGTGGTTAGAAAAACATACCATTCTCTTGATCATTAACACAATTAGCAGTGACACAATGATGCGGCAACGTATCTACAAGGGCTATTGGAATGTTTGTATTCTACATGAAAATATATAGGTGAAAGACCGAAGACCAAAATCAGCATTCATTGTGCTTGGTTGTGCTTATTGATGGAATTGCGTAATGTATGTCTGGTACCATTACGAAAGGGTGCAGGGTCAAGTATCGTTTCCTTTTGTCTGAGTCAATCTAGGGTGAACCCCCATACACGCAACGATCGATAGATACCAAACCAACCAATGGTTGCCCCAGATTCTCCTTTGACCAATGCACGATTCTCGAACCTAAGAGAGCACTGGATCAACCTGAAGGCCGACATCCTTCTTTCCTGACTACAGGCACAACCAAGGTGATTGGTTAGTGCCGTTGGCGTCCTAGGGGTTGACACTACACCACCATACCACTACATCGATCTCACGCTCGCATCCCTACTGCACCAATGATGGATGGACTCCAAAGTATGTGAATCCTGATGTTATGTTTTGTATTCATTGCAACTAAATGCTAGATCACCCTTTATGTTGATCTCTATCTAATACTTagagcactcccaatgctagaaactacatgtaaTTTCTATACCCATTAATTTTtgtagacactatatatagaaactatagtCCCAATGAATAGTTtttatagaatatttttatatccaatcacattcattctctcttcattcttacccaatcatatcacttcatgtcttggattttgtgtagacataATTTCTAACTTAGaaccagtttctatgatttttgctctctctcttcaataactctcttgccacatcagcaaaatgcttaggtgacactacaattaatatctatagaaaccacctgaattgggagtgcccttatgAAAGGTTAAAAAGTAGGCCGGCAAAACTCAAATTAGACCGTATATAATTTGTGACCCCTGTCTTTGCCACTGAAGTCAGCCATGTTATTGCCAACAAAAGTTGGCGGTGGCACATGCAACAATTTATTTACAGTTTTAtagaggacttgtttagttcgtaattttttttgttttttaagtACTGTaccatttcgtttttatttgataaatattgtccaattacagagtaactaggctcaaaggattcatctcacaaattacaggtaaactgtacagttagtttttattttcttctatatttaatactctatgtatgtgagcaaagattcgatgtgacgggtcgGCGGACACACTCGCACCCTGCGGGCGCGGCTGCTGCACGACGTCACGGCTCCGAGACGGGCGCCATCTCGTGACCCGGAGCGCGCATGTACTAACCACTCGTGCGTACGCGCCCACACGCACCGTGAAACTACCAGCAGTTTTCACGTGAACCATCGATGGCACTGTCGAGCCACGCCGGCCGACCTACCGAACGCATCGACGGCGCGCTGGCGTCGGGCAGTGGAGAGCGTACGGCCCTCCACCGGCGCcgcgtattatatatatatatatatacacacacacgaaTCATATATATTGTACGACAACGACTACTGGCTGCCAATTCAGCAGTTTACTTTATTTGCGTCGTCTTCTAACAGTATCTCACTTGGGTTTCACCGCATGGCCAAATTTCGCATAATGCAATTTTAGTTCAAAAAGGTGGCGAAATGCCGCCATGATGGAGAGCAACTTTCACTTTGGACATCATCATGCTACTCCAGCGCTAAATCTGTTTATTTATTTACGTCCGTGGCATTATTTCTGCGCACCTAATATAATGTGACCACATGTCATCATCCTGCAAGGAAAAAGAATATACAACCCCTCCAAAAAAAAATACACCGGCCGAGGGCTGCTAGCTCTTATTACTTGCGACTGCTTTTCTATATGATGAGTTGGCCACCAAATTGGATGCGCTTTTGGACGACCTAGCAATAGCAGCAAGAGCGACTAAAGAAGAAGATCGCTAAACGCTAAACGGCTCTTCGATGCTCTCCCTATGTGAGTATATTGACTAGTGAGTTGTTCCTCGTGTTCACTCCCCCGGGCCCCTCCATGTGGACAAAAACAAGGCACGAATAGATTTACGGGTAGCTTATGAGTAGAGGTGGCAATGGGATTAGCATTCAAATCCATAAGAAATCCAATTAAGATCCAAGTCCAACGTGCCGTCTACATTGAGGCCGAGCTGAACAACCTTCTCATCAAAGGTGACATGACCATCAACGACTACTACACCAAGCTCGATCAAATGCCTTGCCGATCAACTTCACGACATTGGCCACCCCGTCTCCGAGCCGAGCTAGGTCCTTAACTTTCTCTGGAGTCTCAGTCCGCGCTATCGTCATCTCAAGCTAGTGATCACCACCAAGTTCCCACCCCACATCATCATGAGCGCTAGATCGGCCTACACCTCTTGTACTTTTGGGGACGGTTGCGGTACCTAGCCACCCGAGTTGGAGTTATTGTTAGCAAATGGGGAGAAAATATTTTTATGAGTTTTAACAGGGATAGAGACGAGATTTAAGAATTTATCTCTTAAAACCTATTTATCAGAGATTGGACACAGGGAATAATTCCAACTTGAAATGGTTTTTTAATTTGTACTATCTTTGACTATAGGGAATGATTTCGGGGAGGATCAGGTCTAAACGAACGAGGCCTTATGGGGGTAAGGATGTGCATCTTAGCATCTATACCTCAACGCAGAATTCTCCATTGATATTCCTATCACTACATATTATGTGTAAATCTAAAAGATATGGGTGTAAGACACAATGTTACACTAATTTGCCCGTGGGGGAAAAAACACTAATCAACACGTGTATAACCACTTTATAAATCTTTTAAAACTTTTGCCAAGGGCAAATTGGAAAGTAGCGGTGGTTTTAACCATTCGGCGCCgctccttttttttcttctttattAAAGAACACCACAGCCTAAAGGTGGGCGAGCTAGTTGGCCTTTCTAGCTTGCTCGCATTTCATGCCATCGCCATTGCAGCGCTCACCTTAGCTAGCGAGCGGATGCCAGCCCTCACCTCCGATGCCATTGTTGCGTCCCCGAGGTGGGGCGCCCCCTTCTGCGGCGGCCGTTCAGGCGAGCCGCGCACTCGCCGCACGCCGTCGTCCGCCGGCCAAGGTCACGGCTGTGGATGGCCGCCGCTGGACCGCGTGGCCGGCTGGGTCGGCGGCGGCATCGCCGCGGTGTTCTTCGCGTCCCTGGAGCGGTGCTCGTGCTTCAACGTGCGCACGTACGACGACCTCCTCGACGACGAGCAGAGGGACTCGGAGGCGCCGCTCATGTTCGACGACGGCAACGGTAACTCCACCGGCGTGGAGAGGCGAGGAGCCAGGAGGTGCGGCAAGGGCAGGAGGACTGGTAGTGGGGACTTTTAGAGTacgatattaatatatttttgttcaaaaaaaaagttgttCGCGTGGTTTAATTTTGGTTGTCGTCGTCTTAAGCTGCAGCGTTCGTCCTATTTCGAGTAAGTTTTATCCTTGTAATGCTATTTCCTACTACATTTCTGTTTAAATTATGAGTGTATATAAGGATGTTTCACTGTATCCAAGTTAATTCAAAGTTAAATACCTCTAAACTTAGCTCCTTTTTGTTCCTTCTTTTTCCTCCTTCAGTTGTGCAATAATAGATCTTACTATCTAGAGCC contains:
- the LOC8054182 gene encoding uncharacterized protein LOC8054182, translated to MPALTSDAIVASPRWGAPFCGGRSGEPRTRRTPSSAGQGHGCGWPPLDRVAGWVGGGIAAVFFASLERCSCFNVRTYDDLLDDEQRDSEAPLMFDDGNGNSTGVERRGARRCGKGRRTGSGDF